From Trichomycterus rosablanca isolate fTriRos1 chromosome 27, fTriRos1.hap1, whole genome shotgun sequence, a single genomic window includes:
- the pgap4 gene encoding transmembrane protein 246 produces the protein MRRWKVALQQHMRAHARSVTCALAVCVLTFGVILPLCCHRCLYSYYFLKSLYLDQLSDEALQRSYERGQAALQYWKNVSHARPAEKIIPEHPELLVTVVTAQRTMGQEYHYLLQVMQKLKILRQGCGEAPCAEVLVCNVESGFLEHEDAALVEKQFLMVKQPKGTNKDVNIFEKEKRDYVFCLRKSMEMFKPRNLLMLEDDALPRSDFFAIIRNLLSRRFISNSLYVKLYHPERLQRYWNPEPYRILEWVGLGIVVASTILFFLAFFTHFSQPFSVPFFFILVVYFMVGAELIGRHYLLELRRMSPQLYAVSPATECCTPAMLFPGNTSSRVAALLDATTCVKGNAKDIVLYRQASHAHSLEPNAVQHIGTFSSIRLNPSHPRLL, from the coding sequence ATGCGTCGATGGAAAGTTGCCCTGCAGCAGCACATGCGAGCACATGCACGCTCTGTGACTTGCGCActggctgtgtgtgtgctgacaTTCGGCGTGATCCTGCCCCTGTGCTGCCATCGCTGCTTGTACTCTTACTACTTCTTGAAGTCGTTGTATCTGGACCAGTTGAGTGATGAGGCTCTGCAGAGGAGCTACGAGCGGGGCCAGGCGGCACTGCAATACTGGAAAAATGTGTCGCATGCGAGACCTGCGGAGAAAATCATTCCTGAGCATCCTGAGCTGTTAGTGACTGTGGTGACAGCACAGAGGACCATGGGGCAAGAGTATCACTACCTGCTGCAGGTGATGCAGAAACTGAAAATTCTCAGACAAGGGTGCGGGGAAGCTCCTTGTGCCGAGGTCCTAGTATGCAACGTGGAAAGCGGCTTCCTTGAGCATGAGGATGCAGCTCTCGTGGAGAAACAGTTTCTCATGGTGAAGCAACCGAAAGGCACCAACAAGGATGTAAACATCTTCGAAAAGGAGAAAAGAGATTATGTGTTTTGCCTTCGGAAAAGCATGGAGATGTTTAAACCAAGGAATTTATTGATGCTGGAAGATGATGCACTGCCCAGGAGTGACTTCTTTGCCATAATACGCAATTTGCTGAGTCGCAGATTCATTTCAAACTCACTCTATGTCAAGTTATATCATCCAGAAAGGTTACAGCGTTACTGGAATCCAGAGCCATACCGTATTCTAGAGTGGGTGGGGTTAGGAATAGTGGTGGCATCAACAATTCTTTTCTTCTTGGCTTTCTTCACACATTTCTCGCAGCCTTTTTCTGTGCCTTTTTTCTTCATTCTGGTTGTTTATTTCATGGTGGGTGCAGAGCTTATAGGAAGACACTACCTCTTAGAACTCAGGCGTATGTCACCTCAGCTGTACGCTGTGTCTCCAGCTACCGAATGCTGCACTCCTGCCATGCTGTTCCCAGGAAACACGTCCTCTCGTGTTGCTGCTCTGCTGGATGCCACCACGTGTGTAAAGGGAAATGCCAAAGATATAGTGCTGTACCGCCAAGCCAGCCACGCTCACAGCCTTGAACCAAATGCTGTGCAGCACATTGGCACGTTTTCTTCCATTAGACTCAATCCATCACATCCCAGACTTCTCTGA